The sequence TGTTGCGGTTCACACCAAGATAAAATCCTTCAAATACGCCGTTGGATATGCCTGTCAACGTAGCCGCCAAAGTCCCATTGTAGTAGAGCTTGGTATCCGTACCATCACTCGCTACTACAAGATGCACCCAGGTTCCCACTGGAGCAGTACCAAAGCTGGCCTTCGTGCCACCGTTGTAGCGGAAGCCGTCTCCCATATCGATCTGGAAGCTATCTCCTCCACTTGGGTGACGGTTGCAGAACACGGATGCGTACTGGTTCTGGCCGGTGGCTCCGTTCTTCACCCAGAGGGAT is a genomic window of Rubritalea squalenifaciens DSM 18772 containing:
- a CDS encoding LamG domain-containing protein, with the protein product SLWVKNGATGQNQYASVFCNRHPSGGDSFQIDMGDGFRYNGGTKASFGTAPVGTWVHLVVASDGTDTKLYYNGTLAATLTGISNGVFEGFYLGVNRNSNKHFNGSVKDVRLYDREVDITEFYPAP